In Columba livia isolate bColLiv1 breed racing homer chromosome 28, bColLiv1.pat.W.v2, whole genome shotgun sequence, the genomic stretch tatgccgtacctcatgctacagcccgaaatactatcttgggccttgaaaagcaagtcctttggcgacacggtacgccagaaagaattgaatcagacaatggtactcatttcaaaaacagtcttatagacaattgggccaaagaacacgGTACTGAGTGGGTaaatcatattccatatcatgcaccagcctctgggaaaactgaaagttacaatggtttgttaaaaactacactaaaggcacttggtggtggaacctttaaaaactgggattcacatttagcaaaagccacttggttggtcaacaccaggggatcaaccaatcgagccgggcctgcccaatcagaaattctgcggactgtagaaggagataaagtccctgtagtacacacaaaaaacatgttaggaaaggcagtctgggttactcctgcctcaggcaaaggcaagcccattcctgggattgtttttgcccaggacctggcagcacaTGCTGGGTGATGcataaggatggagaagttcagtGTTTACCTCAAGGGGGtttgattttaggtgaaaatattcaatactgaattgcatgatgtgaattgctgCACAAACCGTGTTtcataagtgtctttcagatcaagacagtaaTGATGAAACCAGCGCtcgcttcttcgagtggcgcctgacaacttatCCGAAATTGATAAGAGTcttttaacccacaaacagtggtcatgagatgcactagatgcaccatttttcctgccctgggagactgttgtgacgaaatgaacttaatgaacttttcaaaggatggtccactcattaagattaattactcctgtgtatatatgtacatttgtacatatgtgtatatatatattagtagtgattaattatattgtattgatagattgtattgataaggtttaagtattctgtgaatggcatattataaggggtggaatgtcctggttctgttaaaaatcaagtttctattttagtgaatttgcctgtcagctcaagcttcatatcagctgcattttcctggaaaaccagatacatgttttggtgaaAATAGCAATGCAATGCGAGGTTAGTGATAAGCATGGATgaacatctcgtgagaggggcaacgggAAACTGGTGAcccagaaactgaccaactgtgtataacatcccattcgcgtgaatacttcatataaaagtgggagatcaagaggatctcgtcccttttccttatggcgacCTTGGCTCTGCCTCTGCCACATCTGCTTTCATCCCAATCCCCcgtcaaatctagtttaaagccctctcaATAAGTCCTGCTAACTTAATGTGGTCCAGAAAATAAGACTAAGAATCTCacttttttgtggttgttttctAACACCATCTGATTTTTGGTCAGCAAGAGGAGAAGTGGTTGACAGAGTCTGTTTTCTGAGAGTAACATATTTCTGTACCTTTCTCATCTTTCTATAGTGAAGGATTTATTCCCTGTCTGAAGACAGGACTGCAAGACCCACTCCTGCCAGGTTGGACTTTGCCTCCAAACGTGGCGCAGCCTCTTCCATTGTGACATCACCCACTGCCGttgtgtcacaaagcagcatcagcgCTGAGGTCGGCACAGCAGGGGATAAGACCAGGGGTCTCCCTGCGCCTTGGCCACTCTCGATCTTGAGGGAACCGAGATCGCAGAGTTTTTGGCTCATTCCTGAGCAAGGAAGATGCTTGttacctgcacctcagcaggtaCCAAGGGACACACAGAGAAGGTTGAACGTCTGAACGGGTATGTTTGAAAACTCCTCCTCCCTTTTccccaggtgtgttttccaCCTCCTCAGCTGGGGTGAGTGGAGGGTGGGCAGGAGAGGAACACGAGGGcagcctgagagctgggtctggagctgctggaaggcagcagccacctttcagtctcttcatgaatgcaagggctgggcccagaaagcctttgatctctgcagaatgagggacaggtccattttggatgggacagagagagtccCAGGGGTGGCCCAGACACAGCCTGCCGCAGTAATTGTGAGAGCTCAGCTCCGTCCTGTattgtgctctgcagggtgggttctgtccctgagcctgcttggttttcctctccacgGGGACCAGAAGGACACCAGCGTGTCCTCTGTTGGCCGTGGGTCTGACTTGTGTTCCTGACAGAGGAGGTTTCCTTGGGAAACCTGGTCAGCtcctcaccagggctctgcctcaGGAAAGGGGCTCAGAGTCCTCAGAGGGGTGCAAGGAGTTCTctaggagaacaaaagggatTGTTTATTCCAGATGAGTGTCGCTGTGAGCCTGTTGAGAGCCTTctggaacaggcaggaggaatttcGCCCTTGCAGAgcggtgtgtgctgtgtcttggcagatcaggctcagggcagcagggcccagaCACCAGAGTTTCTTTGGCGCTTCCTTGGTTGCCCGTTGCTTGCCAGCACGCATTGACATTtagccctccctccctctttccagtcTGCATTTGTCTGCCGTTCTGCCAAGAGAAGGGCCAGAGATAACCCAGCTGCTAAAGAAACGCTGTGAGAGGggagacacacacccccctggcagctgttggactgtaggggcacaggctgaaccttctcttgagagggtggagaacaggagcagcacaagtgcCGGTCACATGCTGGGCGGGAGAAACAGGCGTTTGTTGTGTCCCTTCCATTTCCAAAGaatccctctccagccccacagacgTGAATTGTGGCAACAGCTCTTGTTGCAACTCCTGCTCTTAGTCTGGAGTCAATCTTGAGGCTTTTGTCCCTAAGGAAACAATCTTTGCCGTGACAAATCCCccactggtgcagctggtgacacctccagcagtgactggagctggtgcaggaccaagccaatgcacacggcaggaacgccaggctcaagggctgagtccatgctgctgctctccagtctgctgctgatctgcacgGGAACCGCCAGCTtcaccagccttttctttatctgctttGCAGGACGATGAAGGTTCTCAAGGCAACAACCCTGGTGCTGCTCCTTGGTATCTTCTCTTTCGGTGAGTCTCTGCAGATCTCCGACCTGAGGACGGTGCTTTAGGAGGTACTcggggctccatcctgccctgttccGCTTCCCccgctgtgagcagaggagctcagccaagagcagaaagtccccacagagctgtgccagtccctgctccagcgggacgggtgtgggtgaggaagggctgagttgccttccccaggagggctgagccagttctcttcagccagggagaggccgtggctgagctctcctgccccaggggctgcgagtcttctgcaggacaaggaTGCACAGTCCAGGGCAGGGAACGTCCATCTCTTGTGAAGCCCTTATGCCGTGATGGCCACTGTCAAAGACAATGAGAGACAACTAGGGCACTTgagagagacacagaaaggggaGCAGGCACCCTGGGGCATAACCCAGCCTTAGACCAAGTTTTAAGCTCTGGTGTGTGTCCCACAGGTATTTACCACTTCGGCCAACTTGGCAAAGAAAGCCTCTGGAGCACCGCAGCACAGTTACAAGACCTGAGCaaaaccctgtccctgccagacCAGCTCCATAAGCTCCAGGAACAGCTTTACCATCTGCGCTGGAGCACAAAGGATGTTGCGGAGCAGGCTCTACAGGAAGGCGTGAAGCAGGCAAAGCTCCCAGGCTTTACCGGACGGGTAAgggcacaaggcagaaggatctgCTCAGGGGTTTTATCCTCCCTCTGGCACGTATCCTACTCCATTCCCTGTCACAGccaacaggctggtgctgctggaacaagtgctgccatggccacacttccttttcctgttgctccacaCGTCCCTATGGGGAAAAGAGAGTGTGACGGGAATGACAGCTGTCTGAGTTGTACCTTCCTCTGCATTCAGATCTCGAGTCCTCCGCAAAGGAGGAGTGGAGAGAAAGACCTTCCAGGCAATTTGGGTGTTCCTTGCATCTGAGATGGGCCTTGTCCCTGTTCACCTTGGCTGGccttgcaggggagctgcttgcctcgttccttttccttctaacagaCACTgtcctttgtgttccttcccaggctgttcAGGAGATCATCAATCAAGCCCTGGAGAATCTGGTGGAAATCCAGGTCCCGATGCCGGATTACGccctgaaatcagcaggtgcCGTGACATTGTACATACAAACCAGTTCTAAAGCTCTTCCTGTCCAGATTGACAAGATGGGTGTTGTAACTTGCCCTGGGGTGGGAGAGAAGGGACGAGAAGTCAATTTGTGCCCTAAAAGTGCACCCACTGACAGAGTGTGTAACAGGccagaccccatgggaagcTCAGAAAGCCTTGTTCACGTTCTTGTCTTTTTCCACGGCCCCATACGACATTTTAGTGACACCTTGCTGTGTGTTCCAGAGAGGCTGTGCCAGTAAGAAAGAGGGGAAACAACTGTGGGACATAGATGATAACTGAGAAACCTTTTCCAAGTCAACAGTGCAATATCCCTCCTGACAGTGCCTGATGATTCTgctcatgttttaatttccaggGGCTGCTGTCATTCATTCCAGGACTTCTCCATCCCTCCGGAACGCCAAAGCCAAACTCTTCTTCTATTCCCTGCCATTGATGGATTACATGAGGTCCCCTGAGCTTATTCTGGAGGTAGGAGcaccaagaagcagtaaaaCATAGGTCAGGATAATGAaccacacctgctgctcagAGTTGCCTTTCCCCGTATCTTTGATCCTCAAAgcttcttctcctgcctccttctTGCATGGACCTGCTTTCCTTCTGTATCTCCGTGCTGAGTATTTCCTCTCCCAGAGTGCCCCAGGTTCTACGCGGGAGCTTCTgccaggccaggctgctcctgcagtcTGTGTCTGCCCACTCGCTGTGCAAACTGTCAGCATGGCACGGGAGGAGAATGGCAGAGgagcctgcagagctctgggatgTGTTCTTACTGAGCAACAGCAGGTGCTGAGAGTCTGCACTGCTGGAGGGTCCCATGTTGGGCTCTCAAGCTGTCCTGGCCCTGCTCCTGAGCTGCCTGCACAATCTGAAGAGCTGGCTGGTGCCAGTGGAAGGAGGTGGGAGCGGATGAGAGGGAGCGAGTGCTTCCCCTGACAGGAAAGGTTCATCCAGGTgggcccagagctgccccctgctctgggcaggggcTTTTGAGCCACACCAACTCTGGCTTGTTTTTGGTGAGGGCTCTGGACTGGGAGAGGCCACTGAGATTCTACAACTAGCACACCCAGCTCCCAGCCATCGAAGGGCTTCTCTGCGGAATTGTTTTGTGATACGTGAattctcacagctgctgctctgttcgGTACCCACAGAGTCCGACTGAAGGCACTGGCTGTGGTTCAGAGCAGAACTGATTGGCCAAATGATTATTAATCCTCTGATGCTCATGGCAGGAATGAGAGCCAGGGCAACCTTCTCCACGTCAATGtagtttcttcttctcctttcagccAGAAAATTTTCCTGGAAACTGCTGGCCCTTCCCAGGAAGTCAGGGTCACGTGTTCATCAAGCTCTCTGTGCCAGTCATTCCAAGAGCAGTCACCATGGACCATGTCTCAGGGACAGCGTTCCACAGAGAAAGTATCTCCGGAGCTCCaaaggactttgctgtctaCGTAAGTGACTTCTCTGGAGTTGGGGGCTGGGGGTTGCACAGCATTTCTAAGCAGGGAATGAAGACGGGTCAAAGAGTCCAGTGGCCTGAAGCTTCCTCCTGACTCTCAGAAGAAACAGGGTCCTTGGAGTCTTTCCCTTCccattttattcctcttttattcaatgTACCACTCAAGAACAAAAAGCTGCTCAGGCAAGATGCTACTCCAGGAGCcacaaggaaaaggagctggacaGTACATGGTCCTAAACCTTCTTGGCTTCCAATCCCAGTGGCATTTGTGATCCTGAGGTTacctccctctcactgggagTGTCTGCTCCTTTTCGGACTTCCAGCTTGGACTTGTTGAGTAGACAAGTGTAGcgtgctgcccagctgcagcttaAGTCTTTTCCTTGTGGTCATCGTCCTTGGACTATGTAGCTGAAATAACCCCGTACTTAACCGACTGAAGGTCAGTCTTCCATGATGCACCAGACGCTCTTGTTTTTTCTACCCCTGTTTTTCTGTAgggcttcaaggaagaacacgAGGAGCAGGGAACGTTCCTGGGACAGTTCACTTTCCTGGCAGCCCTGAATCCCAGtcagaccttccagctgaaggtatggggacacagagggaggggaactgcaggagaggaggagaaacacGGCTGGATGGGCAGAGGCTTCCCTGCCAAAGGGtacaggcagccctgtccttgagCGAGTGCCacgctgcctttcttctgctttatctCCCTGGCGGCAGATGCCTGCACTGCCgctcttctctttcattttggaGTTAAACTTCAGTGCTTAGAAGCGCCACAGTTGAAGATGGAATCAGCTTGATTGGACCCCAAGTGCACACAAGCGGCCGCATCCTGTAGGATGCACGACTGCTGGTCTGCCAGTTAGAGACCAGTAATACTGGGCTTCCTGAGGGCTCtgttggtgctggcagtgagtagTGACAGGGAGGCCATTCTGTTTCCATGGCTTTCTAGAGAAGGCAACAAGACATTATACTGACCCCAGCACTGGGTCTTCTGACGGTGGAAACCTGTGCCCCAAAGCAGGCGAgaactttccagtgtatttgctgaggcatctggtagctgcttcttcctttgctgttctcgtGGCCCAATGGGGTAGAGCAGGATAAGAACATCTGGACCACCACAGGTCAAAGCCCCCgtggggcagcaggaaggaagttGCTGATTGAGGCTGTTGCTGCGgcacttctgtcagtgctcacaggccagagaggaaaaggcgactcatttcttcttgtcgttgcagaacgagctccctggggtcgtgaattacatcaggc encodes the following:
- the LOC135576512 gene encoding SUN domain-containing protein 3-like; protein product: MKVLKATTLVLLLGIFSFGIYHFGQLGKESLWSTAAQLQDLSKTLSLPDQLHKLQEQLYHLRWSTKDVAEQALQEGVKQAKLPGFTGRAVQEIINQALENLVEIQVPMPDYALKSAGAAVIHSRTSPSLRNAKAKLFFYSLPLMDYMRSPELILEPENFPGNCWPFPGSQGHVFIKLSVPVIPRAVTMDHVSGTAFHRESISGAPKDFAVYGFKEEHEEQGTFLGQFTFLAALNPSQTFQLKNELPGVVNYIRLQVLSNWGHPDYTCLYRFRVHGDPPKDGGDTAVASVNKFH